In Cynocephalus volans isolate mCynVol1 chromosome 3, mCynVol1.pri, whole genome shotgun sequence, one DNA window encodes the following:
- the LOC134373944 gene encoding zinc finger protein 497-like: MMASQMNKALAQAPQVLLSPLEPMVGEPGPETPAQRFRGFRYEEAAGPREALARLRELCHQWLRPEVLSKEQMLELLVLEQFLAALPPKIQAHVRGQQPGSPEEAAALVEGLQICRTEHSFTLLGLPSCPHAPASRPLKELVPKTEEGEEQEAPLGSFQSFLPGVPIFPALGGPKVKQEDDGEAPRPAAAGHRGEVESLGQWALQVATEESQGPWGVLKTDVRGPSERAVSGGQGAWEDPAEAPMEAGDSREQHATLGAPGGKLEPADCGRDGAGLRSDPEDMALPSPSPLPGEPGCRCRECGKEFSQSSYLLQHRRVHTGEKPYTCAECGKAFAWSSNLSQHQRIHTGEKPHACPQCGKAFRAHSQLIHHQKTHSGTKPFCCPDCGKAFGRSTTLVQHRRTHTGEKPYECPECGKAFSWNSNFLEHQRVHTGARPHTCPDCGKAFSQSSNLAEHLKIHAGARPHACPDCGKTFLRMAGLRQHQRTHSEERPFACTECGKRFRESSQLLQHQRTHTGERPFECAECGQAFIMGSNLAEHRLVHTGEKPHACAQCGKAFSQRSNLLSHQRVHSGAKPFACADCGKAYKSSSGLAHHQRTHTGERPFTCADCGKAFKSSSSLAHHRRTHSEERPFTCSDCGKAFKSSPELRQHQRLHSGEKPLG, translated from the exons ATGATGGCTTCCCAGATGAACAAGGCATTGGCCCAGGCCCCCCAGGTCCTTCTGAGTCCACTGGAGCCAATGGTGGGTGAGCCTGGCCCTGAAACCCCTGCCCAGCGCTTCCGGGGGTTCCGCTACGAGGAGGCAGCAGGGCCTCGAGAGGCCCTGGCCCGGCTCCGAGAGCTGTGTCACCAGTGGCTGCGGCCAGAGGTGCTCTCCAAGGAGCAGATGCTGGAGCTGTTAGTGCTGGAGCAGTTCCTGGCTGCACTGCCTCCCAAGATCCAGGCCCATGTGCGGGGACAACAGCCAGGCAGCCCTGAGGAGGCCGCCGCCCTGGTTGAGGGTTTGCAG ATCTGCAGGACCGAACATTCCTTCACCCTGCTGGGCCTGCCTTCCTGTCCCCATGCCCCAGCCTCCAGACCCCTCAAGGAGCTAGTCCCCAAGAcggaggagggagaggagcaggaggCTCCCCTAGGCTCCTTCCAGTCCTTCCTTCCAG GAGTCCCCATCTTTCCAGCACTCGGCGGCCCCAAAGTCAAGCAAGAAGATGACGGTGAGGCCCCAAGGCCGGCTGCTGCAG gtcacagaggtGAGGTGGAGTCCCTAGGACAGTGGGCTCTGCAGGTGGCTACAGAGGAAAGCCAGGGCCCCTGGGGTGTGCTGAAGACAGACGTGAGGGGCCCCTCTGAGAGGGCTGTGTCTGGAGGCCAGGGAGCCTGGGAAGACCCTGCAGAGGCCCCGATGGAGGCAGGGGACAGTCGGGAGCAGCATGCTACACTGGGAGCCCCCGGAGGGAAGCTGGAGCCTGCAGACTGTGGGAGGGATGGGGCTGGGCTCAGGAGCGACCCTGAAGACATGGCGCTGCCGAGCCCCTCTCCTCTCCCGGGGGAGCCGGGCTGCCGGTGCAGGGAGTGCGGCAAGGAGTTCAGCCAGAGCTCCTATCTGCTGCAGCACCGGCGCGTGCACACGGGTGAGAAGCCCTACACGTGCGCCGAGTGCGGCAAGGCCTTCGCCTGGAGCTCCAACCTCAGCCAGCACCAGCGCATTCACACGGGTGAGAAGCCGCATGCGTGTCCGCAGTGCGGCAAGGCCTTCCGTGCGCACTCGCAGCTCATCCACCACCAGAAGACGCACAGCGGCACGAAGCCCTTCTGCTGCCCGGACTGTGGCAAGGCCTTCGGCCGCAGCACCACGCTGGTGCAGCACCGGCGCACGcacacaggtgagaagccctACGAGTGCCCAGAGTGTGGCAAGGCCTTCAGCTGGAACTCCAACTTCTTGGAGCACCAGCGGGTGCATACGGGCGCACGGCCCCACACCTGCCCAGACTGCGGCAAGGCCTTTAGCCAGAGCTCCAACCTGGCCGAGCACCTGAAGATTCACGCGGGCGCACGGCCACACGCCTGCCCCGACTGTGGCAAGACCTTCCTGCGCATGGCGGGCCTGCGGCAGCACCAGCGCACACACAGTGAGGAGAGACCCTTTGCCTGCACCGAGTGCGGTAAGCGCTTCCGGGAGAGCTCGCAGCTCCTGCAGCACCAGCGCACGCACACGGGAGAGCGGCCCTTCGAGTGCGCTGAGTGCGGACAGGCCTTCATCATGGGCTCCAACCTGGCTGAGCACCGGCTCGTGCACACGGGAGAGAAGCCCCACGCGTGCGCCCAGTGCGGCAAGGCTTTCAGCCAGCGCTCCAACCTGCTTAGCCATCAGCGCGTCCACTCGGGCGCCAAGCCCTTTGCCTGCGCCGACTGTGGCAAGGCCTACAAGAGCAGCTCGGGcctggcacaccaccagcgcACGCACACAGGCGAGCGGCCCTTCACCTGCGCTGACTGCGGCAAGGCCTTCAAGAGCAGCTCAAGCCTGGCCCACCACCGGCGCACGCACAGCGAGGAACGGCCCTTCACCTGCTCTGACTGTGGCAAGGCCTTTAAGAGCAGCCCTGAGCTGCGCCAGCACCAGCGCCTGCACTCCGGGGAGAAGCCCTTGGGCTAG